The genomic interval CTCTCTGCCTAAAGCGAGAAGAGGTATTCCTGATTCTAGAGCTTGTTGTGCATCTGCTGCACTGTAAATCGAACCAACTCCGATAAGTGGAACACGATTATTGATTGTTTCAAGCAAATAAGCGATGCGTGTTTTCGTTAAGTCTTCCACACCTCTTCTTGGCGTGGAATGGAAATCTTGGAGAGAAACATGCAAATAATCCAAGCCTTTGTCTGCGAGTTTATCGACTAGAGCAAGGGTATCTCCCATTGTAATTCCAGGTGTCTCAGGTTCCTCTGGGGAAAAACGATAGCCTACAATGAACGGAGAGGTGGCGTATTTGTCTACCACACTTTTTACTTTGTCAATAATCGCTAACGGAAAAGTCATCCGTTTTTCAAGGCTTCCGCCAAAGCGATCTTCTCGACGGTTGGCATGGGGAGAGAAAAATTGTTGAATAAGGTACCCGTTTGCTCCATGAATTTCCACACCATCATAACCTGCTTCAATCGCACGTCGTGTTGTTTCCCCGAAAGCATCAATAATAGCTTCTACCTCAGATTCTGATAAAGCTCGTGGAACAGGATTTCCACTTCCTTCAGCAGGTATATCACTAGCACTTACAATATCTCCATTTACTAAGTCAGGAGGACACATCCGTCCGCCATGGAAAATTTGGAGAACTGCTTTTGCCCCTTGCTGTTTAATGCTTGAGGCTAATTTCGTTAAGCTAGGAATAAAGTCGTCACTATAGGCAGCGAATTCGCCTGGAAACCCTTGACCATTACGCGTAACGTTTGTGCATGCAGTAATTACCATACTGATTCCTGCAGAACGATGTGCGTAATAGTTTACTTCATCATCTGTAACAGTTCCATCTTGATTGGAAGAAAAATTGGTCATGGGAGCCATAACCACTCGGTTTTTTAGTGTTACTCCATTGGGCAAGGTAAACGAAGATAATAGCTCATTTTTAATCATCTATTTATGCTCCTTTACAAAAGTATAAGCGTAATCATATACAAATTAATTCATTATGTAAATTATATTGCTTTGGTAGTTTTTCCGGTTTTTATTATGAATAAACGCAGGAAACTAGTTTTTAAGATTTTTCAGGAAATATCAAATTGACAGTAGAAATTACCTATGCTAGACTGATTTTAAAGGATTGTTACCGCTTTATTGTGGGCTATACCTATTTTTTGTTGTAGATGAAGAAAATAAAAGAATAGGGACTATCTTATGAATGTATTAAAAGTGATAAATAATAATATTGTATTGTCTAGGAATCAGGATAATCAAGAGCTTGTCGTGATGGGTAAGGGGCTTGGTTTTAAGAAAAAGGTTGGAGACATTATTGATGAGTCTAAGATTGAGAATATGTATCTCAGTTCAAAAGAGTGGAGTGTCAATAAATTAACCCAAATGCTTTCCTCGATTCCGATGGAACATATTCAGGTAGCTAATGAAATCATTAGCTTTGCGAAAGTTTCCCTTGGGAAAAAATTAAGTGAGAATATCTTCTTAACATTAACTGATCATATCAGTTATGCGATTGAGCGCTATCAAAATGGAATGGAAATCAAGAATGCTCTTCTTTGGGAGATTAAACGATTTTATAATCATGAGTTCTTGATTGGAAAAGAAGCGTTATCGATTGTAAAAAACCGACTTGGGGTAGATTTGCCAGAAGATGAAGCAGGTTTTATTGCTTTGCATATCGTAAATGCTGAGCTTGATATGGGAGAAGTAAGCCGAGTTTCTGAAATAGCAAAAGTTATCCAAAATATCCTTAATATTGTGAAGTATCATTTCAAAATTGACTTAGATGAATATTCGCTTAATTATGAACGATTCATCACCCACTTGAAATTTTTCTTTCAACGAATGTTTAGTGGTGTTAAATTGGATGATGCAGGAACGTCAAGTTTCATTTTCATGCTGAAGGAAAAGTACACGGATGAGTACGCTTGTGCATTGAAAATTAGGGAGTACATTAAAAAGGAATTTGGAAGAGAACTAGAAGAAGATGAGTTAATCTATCTAACGATTCATATAAAAAGAATAACCAGTGATTAGGATTGTTACTGATAATGCAGGCTATACCTAAATGAAACCTCTACTTGTTAGGAGGGTTCATTTAGGTATTTTTTTATTCCTTTTAATCTACTACAAATATTTTATGGTTTTATATATAAGAATGGAGGATAAACAAGATGAACTATCAAGAGTTGGCCAAATTAATCATTGACAATGTTGGCGGTGAGGGAAATGTTAAGAGTTTGACTCACTGTGCTACACGTTTACGTTTTAATTTAATGGACGATCAAAAAACAAATGAAAAAGTTTTAAAAAGCACTCCAGGAGTAATGGGAGTAGTGAATAAAGGTGGTCAATATCAAGTCATTATTGGAAGTGATGTTGGTAATGTTTATAAAGAAATCATAAGCCAAACGAGTATTTCTAATGATGGGGATAAAGGAAAAGAAGAAGATAATCGTTCCGTTTTTGCGAAGGTAATTGATACAATTACAGGAATTTTCACTCCGATTCTTCCTGCGATTACAGCAGCAGGGATGTTAAAAGCTGTCCTATCTGTATTGGTAGTATTTAATGTTTTGACAACAGAAAGCCAAAGCTATCAAATTATAAATTTTATGGCTGATGCTGCCTTCTACTTTTTACCTATTTTACTAGCGGCATCTTCCGCACAAAAATTTAAAGCAAATATGTATTTAGCGATGATGGTTGGAGGAATTTTACTACATCCTAATTTCATTGCAATGGTTACTGCAGCGAAGGAAACTGGAGAAGCAATTAAACTGATCGGACTTCCGATTTCTGCAGTATCCTATTCTTCCTCAGTTATACCAATTATTCTTTCTGTATGGTTTATGTCCTATATTGAGCCTATTGCCGATAAAATTTCACCTAAGGCTATTAAGTTCTTTAGTAAACCATTGATTACGATTTTTATAGTGGGAACCGTTAGTTTAGTAGTTTTAGGACCTATTGGTTATTTAATTAGTGATGCTATATCAAATGGGATAACTGTATTAGAATCTGTTAGTCCATGGATTGTTCCATTGCTAGTTGGAACATTTAGTCCATTGCTTGTAGCAACAGGTACACACTACGGTCTTGTTCCAATTGGAATTAACAATCGTATGACAACAGGCTATGATACAGTGATTTATCCAGGAATGCTTGCTTCGAATGTGAGTCAAGGGGCTGCTGCAATTGGTGTTGGTATCAAAACAAAAGATAGTACAATTAAACAGTTAGCTTTTTCTTCAGGATTAACGGGACTGTTTGGTATTACAGAACCTGCTTTATATGGAATCAATTTGCGATTTAAGACACCTCTATATGCTGCAATGATAGGTGGTGCAGTCGGTGGACTGTTTATGGGGATTTTTAGAGTGCGAAACTTTTCTGGTGGTTCGCCAGGCCTTCTAACATTACCTAGTTATATTGGAGACAACACGCTAAGTTTCTTCTATTTTGCATGTATTGGAGCTGCTATTAGTATTGTGGTAACATTTATAGCAACTTTGATTTTATATAAAGATCCGGTTGTAGAAGAAACATCTGAATCAAACGAATCGGAGAAAAATCCACCTTCTAAATTAAATATTAGTGGAGCAACGATTGTATCACCATTGCAAGGGAAATTAAACAGCTTAAAGCAAGTAGATGATGGCATGTTTTCCGAAGAAATTTTAGGGCAAGGTGTAGCAATTGAACCATCGGAAGGTACGGTTATTTCTCCTGTAAATGGGACAGTAAGCGCATTGTTTGATTCCAAACACGCAATTGGTATTACGAGTGACGACGGTATCGAATTGTTAATTCATGTAGGGATAGATACGGTTCAACTGAATGGTGAAGGGTACGAGTATTCTGTTCAAAAAGGACAAAGAATTCAAATAGGTGACAAATTGATTCAATTTGATTTAGAAGGAATTAAAGCAAAAGGGTATAAGACAATTACCCCTGTAGTCATTACAAACTCTGCAGAAGTAGGCGATATTCTGACTGCAAATGATGGTCCAATTAATTTAGGCGAAGAAATCATAAAAGTAATGAAATAGGAGGAGAAAAATGGGATTCAGAAAAGATTTTTTATGGGGCGGTGCGACCGCTGCGAATCAATGTGAAGGTGGATTTGATGAAGGTGGGAGAGGACTAGCGAATGTGGATGTGATTCCCACTGGCCCAGATCGTAGAAGTATTATTACTGGTAAAAAGAAAATGTTTGCTTTTGAGGAAGGCTATTTTTACCCAGCCAAAGAAGCAATTGATATGTATCATTATTATAAGGAAGATATTGCTTTATTCGGCGAAATGGGCTTTAAGACATATCGATTATCTATCGCGTGGAGCCGCATTTTTCCAAAAGGTGATGAAATAGAGCCGAATGAAGAAGGACTGAAATTTTACGAAGATTTATTTAAAGAATGTCATAAATATGGAATTGAACCTTTAGTAACCATTACCCACTTTGATTGTCCTATGCATTTAATTGAGAAGTATGGTGGTTGGCGAAATCGCAAGTTGATTGATTTTTATAAACACCTATGTAAAGTATTGTTTACTCGTTATAAAGGGTTGGTTAAATATTGGCTGACTTTCAATGAAATCAATATGATTCTCCATGCACCATTTCTTGGAGCAGGACTTTGTTTTGAAGAAGGGGAAAATGAAGAGCAAGTAAAATATCAAGCTGCTCACCATGAACTAGTAGCAAGTGCCGAAGCAACAAAAATCGCTCATGAAATTGATCCAGAGAATAAAGTAGGATGTATGCTAGCAGCAGCATCTTACTACCCTTATAGCTGCCGACCAGAAGATGTATGGGAAGCAAAGAAAAATGATAGAGGAAATTACTTTTTCATTGATGTCCAATCTAAAGGTGCTTATCCAGCTTATGCGTTAAAAGAACTAGCTAGGAAGGGAATTGAGGTGGAAATGACGCCTAAGGATTTAGAAGTCCTAAAAAAGCATACCGTTGATTTCATTTCGTTTTCTTATTATGCTTCACGTGTTGCGGCAGCAGAAGATTCTGATGTAGAAAAGACGGCAGGTAACTTGTTCCCGACGATAAAGAATCCATATCTTCAATCAAGTCAATGGGGATGGCAGATTGATCCTTTAGGTTTGCGAATTACAATGAATGACCTCTATGATCGCTATCAAAAACCACTGTTCATTGTGGAAAACGGGCTTGGTGCAGTGGATACACCAGATGAATTAAGTTATGTGGAAGATGATTATCGTATTGATTATTTAGCTGCACATATTCAAGCGATGAAAGATGCAGTGGACGAAGATGGTGTTGATCTTCTTGGATATACAAGCTGGGGATGTATCGACTTAGTATCAGCCGGTACTGGTGAAATGAAGAAACGTTATGGTTTTATCTATGTGGACCGTGACAATGAAGGGAATGGCACCCTAAAAAGGTCGAAGAAAAAGTCCTTTCATTGGTATAAGAAAGTGATTGCATCGAATGGGGAAGATTTATCGAATCAATAAGCTCAAATAGATAGCAAAAAGTTATTATGTTACCTATCCTGTAGTTAAACTAATTTATGTTTTTTTATAGTAATATTTCAATACAGAAGGGTGTACTATTTTGGTACACCCTTTTTGTTGATTGCAATTATCAACTTTAAAGGAACAAAAATAATAGATTTATGATTAATAGAGTATGTTTAAATTAATACAGAATAAGTGTCAATCACAATAAAGGTCTAAACTGATTAATTCAATTGTATTATACCTTATTGTTACTTCCAATAATTGTACGGTCAACTAAAGCGTAATTGTTGTGTGAAATATCTTTTTTAAAATATTGTGTTTATGAGTAGATTTTTTTTAAAACTTAATTAACCATCATACACAGGAGATGCAGTACATACAATATATCTTGAAAACGATTTCTAGATGGAGGGAGCGTAGAAGAGTAGAAAATGCTATCATGCTATTTTGTTTACTTTACTACTTTTACTAAGAATAGGATCTTAAAGTAGTACGGTTTAGGTGAGTGAACTTATGAAATTGTATGGTTTAATTTGCATCTAAGATTGCTTATTACAAATAAAAATTAAAAAGAAAGAAGGGTATTGATGGAGAAAAAATATGCAAAGTTAGTTTTAGACAAACAATTTAAAATTGCAGAAATTGATGATCGTTTGTACGGTTCTTTTATTGAACATATGGGTAGGGCGGTTTATGAAGGTATTTATCAACCAGGTCATCCACAAGCTGATCAAGATGGCTTTAGACAGGATGTAATGGAGCTGGTAAAAGAATTAAATGTACCTATTATTCGCTATCCTGGCGGGAACTTTGTTTCCAACTTCTTTTGGGAAGATAGTGTTGGGCCTAAAGAACAGAGACCTACAAGATTAGATTTAGCGTGGCGGAGTATTGAAACGAATGAAGTCGGCATACAAGAGTTTAACAAGTGGACTGAAAAAATAGGTTCTGAAATAATGATGGCAATTAATTTAGGTACTAGAGGGGTAGCAGATGCATGTAATTTAATAGAATATTGTAACCATCCAGGTGGTACTAAATATAGTGATTTAAGGATTCAACATGGAAAAGTAGAGCCATATAAAATAAAAACTTGGTGTTTAGGAAATGAAATGGATGGTCCTTGGCAAATGGGAAGTAAAACGCCAGAAGAATATGGGCGTCTAGCGACGGAAACCGCAAAAGCTATGAAACTAATGGATCCTACCATTGAGTTGGTATCATGTGGAAGT from Niallia sp. FSL W8-0635 carries:
- a CDS encoding NADH-dependent flavin oxidoreductase, which translates into the protein MIKNELLSSFTLPNGVTLKNRVVMAPMTNFSSNQDGTVTDDEVNYYAHRSAGISMVITACTNVTRNGQGFPGEFAAYSDDFIPSLTKLASSIKQQGAKAVLQIFHGGRMCPPDLVNGDIVSASDIPAEGSGNPVPRALSESEVEAIIDAFGETTRRAIEAGYDGVEIHGANGYLIQQFFSPHANRREDRFGGSLEKRMTFPLAIIDKVKSVVDKYATSPFIVGYRFSPEEPETPGITMGDTLALVDKLADKGLDYLHVSLQDFHSTPRRGVEDLTKTRIAYLLETINNRVPLIGVGSIYSAADAQQALESGIPLLALGRELIIDPYWVQKVAEGKEDTIITVINKEKQKELVIPDPLWNAIIHSPGWFPGV
- the licT gene encoding BglG family transcription antiterminator LicT, coding for MNVLKVINNNIVLSRNQDNQELVVMGKGLGFKKKVGDIIDESKIENMYLSSKEWSVNKLTQMLSSIPMEHIQVANEIISFAKVSLGKKLSENIFLTLTDHISYAIERYQNGMEIKNALLWEIKRFYNHEFLIGKEALSIVKNRLGVDLPEDEAGFIALHIVNAELDMGEVSRVSEIAKVIQNILNIVKYHFKIDLDEYSLNYERFITHLKFFFQRMFSGVKLDDAGTSSFIFMLKEKYTDEYACALKIREYIKKEFGRELEEDELIYLTIHIKRITSD
- a CDS encoding beta-glucoside-specific PTS transporter subunit IIABC, with protein sequence MNYQELAKLIIDNVGGEGNVKSLTHCATRLRFNLMDDQKTNEKVLKSTPGVMGVVNKGGQYQVIIGSDVGNVYKEIISQTSISNDGDKGKEEDNRSVFAKVIDTITGIFTPILPAITAAGMLKAVLSVLVVFNVLTTESQSYQIINFMADAAFYFLPILLAASSAQKFKANMYLAMMVGGILLHPNFIAMVTAAKETGEAIKLIGLPISAVSYSSSVIPIILSVWFMSYIEPIADKISPKAIKFFSKPLITIFIVGTVSLVVLGPIGYLISDAISNGITVLESVSPWIVPLLVGTFSPLLVATGTHYGLVPIGINNRMTTGYDTVIYPGMLASNVSQGAAAIGVGIKTKDSTIKQLAFSSGLTGLFGITEPALYGINLRFKTPLYAAMIGGAVGGLFMGIFRVRNFSGGSPGLLTLPSYIGDNTLSFFYFACIGAAISIVVTFIATLILYKDPVVEETSESNESEKNPPSKLNISGATIVSPLQGKLNSLKQVDDGMFSEEILGQGVAIEPSEGTVISPVNGTVSALFDSKHAIGITSDDGIELLIHVGIDTVQLNGEGYEYSVQKGQRIQIGDKLIQFDLEGIKAKGYKTITPVVITNSAEVGDILTANDGPINLGEEIIKVMK
- a CDS encoding 6-phospho-beta-glucosidase gives rise to the protein MGFRKDFLWGGATAANQCEGGFDEGGRGLANVDVIPTGPDRRSIITGKKKMFAFEEGYFYPAKEAIDMYHYYKEDIALFGEMGFKTYRLSIAWSRIFPKGDEIEPNEEGLKFYEDLFKECHKYGIEPLVTITHFDCPMHLIEKYGGWRNRKLIDFYKHLCKVLFTRYKGLVKYWLTFNEINMILHAPFLGAGLCFEEGENEEQVKYQAAHHELVASAEATKIAHEIDPENKVGCMLAAASYYPYSCRPEDVWEAKKNDRGNYFFIDVQSKGAYPAYALKELARKGIEVEMTPKDLEVLKKHTVDFISFSYYASRVAAAEDSDVEKTAGNLFPTIKNPYLQSSQWGWQIDPLGLRITMNDLYDRYQKPLFIVENGLGAVDTPDELSYVEDDYRIDYLAAHIQAMKDAVDEDGVDLLGYTSWGCIDLVSAGTGEMKKRYGFIYVDRDNEGNGTLKRSKKKSFHWYKKVIASNGEDLSNQ